One Tolypothrix bouteillei VB521301 DNA window includes the following coding sequences:
- a CDS encoding NYN domain-containing protein produces MPRSSPQAVLLVDGYNIIGAWPCLRKTRDKAGLEPARWELIEALTSYSAFQGYDTQIVFDAQYQNSCSNRETITELLSVYYTDFGQTADTYIEKLCASLRHQVAQSIISRVIVATSDRAQQLTIMGYGAEWLSAQQLCYEVEASVCRARQKYQSRKQSHKRFLANSIDDKARQRLAELRMGVTKS; encoded by the coding sequence ATGCCGCGTTCCTCACCCCAAGCCGTCTTATTAGTAGACGGCTACAACATAATAGGCGCTTGGCCTTGTTTAAGGAAAACCCGTGACAAAGCAGGCTTGGAACCTGCACGCTGGGAACTTATAGAAGCTTTAACCAGTTATAGTGCTTTCCAAGGCTACGATACCCAGATCGTTTTTGATGCTCAATACCAAAACAGTTGTAGCAACAGAGAAACGATTACCGAGCTTCTATCGGTTTATTATACTGATTTTGGGCAAACTGCAGACACATATATTGAAAAACTCTGTGCGTCTTTAAGACACCAAGTAGCCCAATCCATTATATCTCGCGTGATTGTTGCCACATCAGACAGAGCACAGCAGTTAACAATTATGGGATATGGGGCAGAATGGCTCTCAGCACAGCAGTTGTGTTATGAGGTAGAAGCTAGCGTTTGTCGAGCGCGGCAGAAGTACCAATCCCGAAAACAATCTCACAAAAGATTTTTAGCAAACTCTATTGATGATAAAGCACGTCAACGATTGGCTGAATTGCGAATGGGGGTGACGAAATCTTGA
- a CDS encoding energy-coupling factor ABC transporter ATP-binding protein — MTELGIEVKDLNFSWSSGSNIIKGCSLEVPKGEFWMLLGTNGSGKSTLLRLLAGTLSPQSGEVKLSHPVGFVFQNPDHQLVMPTVGADVAFGLVEEKLPLTAVRARVEEALDAVNLLSLQKRPIYALSGGQKQRIAIAGALARRCEVLLLDEPTALLDPDSQLELVDGVRSLVKNRGITALWVTHRLEELNYCDGAFLLEKGSLVDRGEPDRLKQRLMELHEEKDEG; from the coding sequence ATGACAGAACTTGGTATTGAGGTCAAAGATTTAAACTTTAGCTGGTCATCGGGAAGCAATATTATAAAAGGTTGTTCCCTGGAAGTGCCTAAGGGAGAATTTTGGATGCTCTTGGGTACGAATGGCAGCGGTAAATCCACCTTACTCAGACTCTTAGCAGGAACGTTAAGTCCTCAGTCAGGGGAAGTTAAACTTTCGCACCCTGTCGGCTTTGTTTTCCAAAACCCAGATCACCAACTGGTCATGCCAACTGTTGGCGCTGATGTTGCTTTTGGGCTAGTGGAAGAAAAACTTCCTCTAACTGCTGTTAGGGCAAGGGTTGAAGAAGCTTTAGACGCTGTAAATTTACTCTCACTGCAAAAGCGCCCCATCTATGCCTTGAGTGGAGGACAAAAACAGCGAATTGCGATCGCGGGTGCTTTAGCTCGTCGGTGTGAAGTCCTTTTATTGGATGAACCTACTGCCTTACTCGATCCAGATAGCCAATTGGAATTGGTAGATGGGGTTCGCAGTTTGGTAAAAAACCGTGGGATTACTGCTCTTTGGGTAACCCATCGTCTGGAAGAATTAAATTATTGTGATGGTGCTTTTTTATTAGAAAAAGGTTCTTTAGTAGATCGAGGTGAACCCGATCGCTTGAAACAGCGTTTAATGGAATTGCATGAAGAAAAGGACGAAGGCTGA
- the psbD gene encoding photosystem II D2 protein (photosystem q(a) protein), translating into MTIAVGRAPSTRGWFDVLDDWLKRDRFVFVGWSGILLFPCAFLALGGWLTGTTFVTSWYTHGLASSYLEGCNFLTVAVSTPADSMGHSLLLLWGPEAQGDFTRWCQLGGLWPFVALHGAFGLIGFMLRQFEIARLVGIRPYNAIAFSAPIAVFVSVFLMYPLGQSSWFFAPSFGVAAIFRFLLFLQGFHNWTLNPFHMMGVAGVLGGALLCAIHGATVENTLFEDGEGSNTFRAFNPTQAEETYSMVTANRFWSQIFGIAFSNKRWLHFFMLFVPVTGLWMSAVGIVGLALNLRAYDFVSQELRAAEDPEFETFYTKNILLNEGIRAWMAPQDQPHEKFVFPEEVLPRGNAL; encoded by the coding sequence ATGACCATCGCAGTTGGACGTGCCCCCAGTACAAGAGGGTGGTTTGACGTTCTAGACGACTGGTTGAAGCGCGACCGTTTCGTATTCGTAGGTTGGTCGGGGATACTGTTGTTTCCCTGTGCATTCCTCGCCCTCGGCGGTTGGCTGACCGGTACAACATTCGTAACAAGCTGGTATACACACGGCTTGGCGTCCTCCTACTTGGAAGGATGTAACTTCCTGACAGTAGCAGTATCCACACCAGCAGACAGCATGGGACATTCGTTGTTACTGCTGTGGGGACCAGAAGCACAAGGAGATTTCACCCGTTGGTGTCAGCTTGGGGGGTTGTGGCCCTTCGTAGCGCTACACGGAGCCTTCGGTCTGATCGGGTTCATGCTCAGACAGTTTGAAATCGCCAGACTCGTAGGGATTCGTCCATACAATGCGATCGCGTTTTCCGCGCCGATAGCAGTGTTCGTGAGCGTATTCTTGATGTACCCCTTGGGACAATCATCCTGGTTCTTTGCACCAAGCTTTGGCGTCGCAGCGATCTTCCGCTTCTTGCTGTTCTTGCAAGGGTTCCACAACTGGACACTCAACCCATTCCACATGATGGGAGTGGCTGGTGTACTCGGTGGAGCGCTGCTGTGTGCGATCCACGGAGCAACAGTAGAAAATACTCTGTTTGAAGACGGCGAAGGCTCGAACACATTCCGCGCCTTCAACCCCACCCAAGCAGAAGAAACCTACTCCATGGTGACAGCAAACCGTTTCTGGTCACAGATTTTCGGGATTGCGTTCTCCAACAAGCGCTGGTTGCACTTCTTCATGTTGTTTGTACCAGTGACAGGTCTGTGGATGAGTGCTGTTGGGATTGTCGGTTTGGCACTTAACCTGCGAGCATATGACTTCGTGTCGCAAGAATTGCGTGCGGCAGAAGACCCAGAATTTGAAACATTCTATACCAAAAACATTTTGCTGAACGAGGGTATCCGCGCTTGGATGGCTCCTCAAGACCAGCCTCACGAGAAATTTGTCTTCCCTGAAGAAGTTCTACCTCGTGGTAATGCGTTGTAA
- a CDS encoding 4a-hydroxytetrahydrobiopterin dehydratase, with the protein MAQLLSQTEIQEQATYLKSWTVSGSQLECTRKFQGFVEAIDFVNKLVEPAETAGHHPDIEISYNRVKISLTTHDAGGLTQKDFDLAKVISQI; encoded by the coding sequence ATGGCGCAGCTACTCTCTCAGACTGAAATTCAAGAACAGGCAACCTATTTGAAAAGTTGGACGGTGTCGGGGTCACAATTGGAGTGTACCCGCAAGTTTCAGGGCTTTGTTGAAGCGATTGATTTCGTAAACAAGCTTGTTGAACCTGCTGAAACAGCAGGACACCATCCTGACATAGAAATTTCTTACAACCGAGTCAAAATTTCACTGACTACCCATGATGCGGGTGGATTGACACAAAAAGATTTTGACTTGGCAAAAGTGATTTCTCAAATCTAA
- a CDS encoding iron uptake porin has protein sequence MANILWKSLVVSPAVLGATLLMSATAMAAQNPTESEFVTAGVAQVGTQEAFTSPSTASGVAEVAKKPEVVAQAQPATQNNVLDQVNQYTNEGRGQNQAQVTSVSQFSDVQPTDWAFQALQSLVERYGCIAGYPNGTYRGNRALTRYEFAAGLNACLDRVNELIATATADLVRKEDLATLQRLQEEFAAELATLRGRVDALEARAAELEANQFSTTTKLVGEAIFALTDAFGDTTGDNNNTVFQNRVRLDLQTSFTGKDVLHTRLAAGNANRFNVGGINNNTSAEGLQTFNLNNNGNDVQLDWLAYYVPIGPAQLYVAATGGIHSDYAATNNPYFEDYDGGNGALSTFASENPIYRIGGGAGGALNINFGKGGGILRPSSLTVGYLASEPNNPGLGSGVFNGNYAALGQLNFNLGQRIALAATYVHGYHGSGSNLFDAGGLAGTAGNTNLPVVGTAQANGLSTASSSNSYGLSAAIRPSDKFSISGFISYHDVTGFGSNDDFEAWSYGVGVALPDFGKRGNVLGIFAGAEPYSRNRTGFTGNDTPYHVEGFYKYQVNENISITPGVIWLTAPGQNSDNDDAFVGTLRTTFTF, from the coding sequence ATGGCTAATATCTTGTGGAAATCTTTAGTGGTAAGTCCTGCAGTTTTAGGCGCAACATTGTTGATGTCCGCAACTGCAATGGCTGCTCAAAATCCCACAGAGAGTGAATTTGTGACAGCAGGAGTCGCACAAGTAGGGACTCAAGAGGCTTTCACATCCCCATCAACAGCTTCAGGTGTTGCTGAAGTTGCCAAAAAGCCAGAAGTAGTGGCTCAAGCGCAGCCTGCAACACAAAACAACGTGTTAGACCAAGTCAATCAGTACACCAACGAGGGCAGAGGTCAAAACCAAGCTCAGGTAACATCTGTTTCTCAATTTTCTGATGTACAACCAACAGATTGGGCATTCCAAGCATTGCAGTCTTTGGTAGAACGTTACGGTTGTATTGCTGGTTATCCTAACGGAACCTATCGCGGTAACAGGGCTTTAACCCGTTATGAATTTGCGGCTGGTTTAAACGCTTGTTTGGATAGAGTCAATGAACTGATTGCAACAGCAACAGCTGACTTGGTAAGAAAAGAAGATTTAGCTACCTTACAAAGGTTGCAAGAAGAATTTGCAGCAGAACTGGCTACTCTACGCGGTCGAGTTGATGCATTAGAAGCACGGGCTGCAGAATTGGAAGCTAACCAGTTCTCAACCACAACCAAACTCGTTGGTGAAGCAATCTTCGCTCTCACTGATGCTTTTGGAGATACCACGGGTGACAACAACAACACTGTCTTCCAAAATAGAGTTCGTTTGGACTTACAAACTAGCTTCACAGGTAAAGACGTTTTGCACACTCGTCTTGCGGCTGGTAATGCCAATAGGTTTAACGTTGGTGGTATTAACAATAACACCAGTGCTGAAGGTTTGCAGACCTTCAACCTCAACAACAACGGTAATGATGTCCAGCTAGATTGGTTGGCTTACTACGTTCCCATTGGACCTGCTCAACTTTACGTAGCAGCCACTGGCGGTATTCACAGTGACTATGCAGCCACCAATAACCCCTATTTTGAAGACTACGACGGTGGTAATGGTGCATTGTCTACCTTCGCTTCTGAAAACCCCATCTACCGGATTGGTGGGGGTGCAGGTGGAGCGCTAAATATTAACTTTGGTAAAGGTGGCGGTATCCTCAGACCCAGTTCTTTAACTGTAGGTTACTTGGCATCAGAGCCAAATAACCCCGGTTTGGGTTCAGGTGTGTTCAACGGTAACTATGCTGCTTTAGGACAATTGAACTTTAACCTGGGTCAAAGAATTGCATTAGCTGCAACCTACGTTCACGGTTATCACGGTTCTGGTAGCAATCTATTTGATGCAGGTGGACTAGCAGGTACCGCTGGTAACACAAACCTTCCTGTGGTAGGTACTGCACAAGCCAATGGATTGAGCACTGCATCTTCAAGTAACTCCTACGGTTTATCCGCAGCCATCAGACCAAGCGACAAATTCTCCATCAGTGGCTTTATTTCCTACCATGATGTAACAGGCTTCGGTTCCAATGATGACTTTGAGGCTTGGAGTTACGGAGTAGGCGTCGCCCTACCTGACTTTGGTAAGAGAGGTAACGTTTTAGGTATTTTTGCTGGTGCAGAGCCCTATTCCCGCAACCGTACTGGTTTTACTGGTAACGATACACCGTACCATGTTGAAGGTTTCTACAAGTATCAAGTCAACGAAAACATTTCCATCACTCCTGGTGTTATCTGGCTGACAGCACCCGGTCAAAACAGCGACAATGACGATGCTTTCGTCGGTACTTTGAGAACAACATTTACGTTCTAG
- a CDS encoding RrF2 family transcriptional regulator, with protein sequence MELSCKSEYAILALLELAIHHQSGEPLQIRQIAAQQNIPDRYLEQLLATLRRGGLVKSQRGSKGGYLLARDPWKITLFEILGCLEGLDVRTAEEDVNPKTVDNAVVEDVWLEAMEAANAVLQKYTLADLCEKRDSRRQLDIMYYI encoded by the coding sequence GTGGAACTATCGTGTAAGTCAGAATACGCAATTCTTGCTTTACTGGAGCTCGCAATTCACCACCAAAGCGGGGAACCGCTACAAATCCGACAAATTGCAGCACAGCAAAATATACCCGATCGCTATTTAGAACAACTACTAGCAACTTTAAGACGTGGCGGTTTAGTCAAAAGCCAGCGCGGCTCTAAAGGTGGGTACTTGCTAGCGCGAGACCCCTGGAAAATAACTCTGTTTGAGATTTTAGGTTGTTTGGAAGGGTTGGACGTGCGAACTGCTGAGGAGGACGTTAACCCTAAAACTGTAGATAACGCTGTTGTCGAAGATGTTTGGCTTGAAGCAATGGAAGCAGCAAATGCAGTTTTGCAAAAGTATACACTTGCTGATTTATGTGAAAAGCGAGATTCTCGTCGGCAGTTGGACATTATGTACTACATTTAA
- the cysK gene encoding cysteine synthase A: MRIARDITELVGRTPLVQLNRIPQAEGCVARIVVKLESMNPAASVKDRIGVSMIKNAEEEGLISPGKTVLVEPTSGNTGIALAMVAAARGYRLVLTMPETMSSERRAMLRAFGAELELTPGIEGMSGAIRRAQEIVETTTNAYMLQQFRNPANSKIHRETTAEEIWEDTEGQVDIIVAGVGTGGTITGVAEVIKARKPSFQAIAVEPANSQVLAGGRPGPHKIQGIGAGFVPQVLNVNIIDEVISVTDDEAIAYGRRLAREEGLLSGISSGAALCAAIQVAQRKENEGRLIVMVQPSFGERYLSTPLFQDLEPKIAASIS, translated from the coding sequence ATGCGAATAGCACGCGACATTACAGAACTTGTTGGGCGAACTCCTTTAGTACAACTTAATCGCATTCCTCAAGCAGAAGGTTGTGTTGCTCGAATTGTCGTGAAGTTGGAAAGCATGAACCCAGCTGCATCAGTGAAAGACCGTATTGGCGTGAGCATGATTAAGAATGCCGAGGAAGAAGGTTTAATTTCTCCAGGGAAGACGGTATTGGTGGAACCGACTTCTGGCAATACGGGGATTGCTTTGGCAATGGTAGCGGCGGCTAGGGGTTACCGCTTGGTTTTAACTATGCCTGAAACCATGAGTTCTGAAAGAAGGGCTATGCTGCGGGCTTTTGGCGCTGAACTTGAACTCACACCGGGAATTGAGGGCATGAGTGGTGCCATTCGGCGAGCACAGGAAATTGTTGAAACAACAACGAATGCTTATATGTTGCAGCAGTTCCGCAACCCGGCTAACTCTAAAATACACCGGGAAACTACAGCTGAAGAAATTTGGGAAGATACGGAAGGACAGGTTGATATAATTGTAGCTGGAGTGGGTACTGGCGGTACTATTACAGGTGTGGCAGAGGTGATTAAAGCCCGCAAGCCCAGTTTTCAAGCGATCGCAGTTGAACCAGCTAACAGCCAAGTTTTGGCTGGGGGAAGACCGGGTCCTCACAAAATTCAGGGAATTGGGGCGGGATTTGTGCCTCAAGTTCTGAATGTAAACATTATAGATGAAGTGATTTCTGTTACAGATGATGAAGCTATTGCCTACGGTCGTCGTTTGGCAAGAGAAGAAGGGCTTCTTTCAGGAATATCTAGTGGTGCTGCGTTGTGTGCGGCCATTCAGGTTGCTCAACGCAAAGAAAACGAAGGGCGCTTGATTGTTATGGTTCAGCCCAGCTTTGGTGAAAGGTATTTAAGTACACCATTGTTCCAAGACTTGGAACCCAAAATAGCCGCTAGCATAAGTTAA
- a CDS encoding J domain-containing protein, with amino-acid sequence MAETNNYNNHYETLKVRPDASQAEIKQAYRRLVKVFHPDSNQETSDSDAIIRINAAYEVLGDVQNRQNYDQKLRQRSDKASRSRQQRTASAQKQYQTTRQTGKEADEQIEEWLHFVYQPVNRLVYRILYSLKEQIEKLSADPFDDVLLDEFQDYLDACRDDLKQAQTKFRSLPNPPSLARTAAHLYYCLNQIGDGLDELKYYPLNYDENYLHTGQEMFRIANRLYREAQESMRAYA; translated from the coding sequence ATGGCAGAGACTAACAATTACAACAATCACTACGAAACACTTAAAGTTCGTCCTGACGCTAGCCAAGCCGAAATTAAACAAGCTTACCGTCGCTTGGTAAAAGTGTTTCATCCAGACAGCAACCAGGAAACCTCGGACTCAGACGCTATCATACGCATTAATGCAGCTTATGAGGTTTTGGGAGATGTTCAAAATCGCCAAAATTACGACCAAAAACTGCGCCAGCGTTCCGACAAAGCAAGTCGAAGTCGCCAACAGCGTACAGCCTCAGCGCAAAAGCAATACCAAACAACTCGGCAAACAGGAAAAGAAGCAGATGAGCAAATCGAAGAGTGGTTGCACTTTGTTTATCAGCCTGTGAACCGTTTGGTTTACCGTATTCTTTATTCTTTAAAAGAGCAAATAGAGAAACTTTCTGCCGATCCCTTTGATGACGTTCTTCTAGATGAATTTCAAGATTACTTGGACGCTTGTCGTGACGATCTCAAGCAAGCGCAAACTAAATTTCGTTCTTTACCCAATCCTCCAAGCTTAGCAAGAACCGCTGCCCATCTCTACTATTGCCTCAATCAAATTGGCGATGGACTTGATGAGTTAAAATACTACCCTCTAAATTATGACGAGAATTATCTCCATACGGGACAAGAAATGTTCCGCATTGCAAATCGTTTGTATCGTGAAGCCCAGGAATCTATGCGTGCATACGCTTAG
- a CDS encoding 6-carboxytetrahydropterin synthase — translation MQCIVNRRAQFSASHRYWLPELSDAENIKQFGACSKFPGHGHNYVLYVSLFGELDKYGMVLNLSDVKQVIKREVTSQLDFSYLNDVWSEFQQTLPTTENIARVIWHKLAPYLPVARVQLYEHPELWADYLGNAMEAYLTLSTHFSAAHRLAHPDISNEANFEIYGKCARPNGHGHNYHLEVTVKGEINPRTGMIVDLGELNQIIEDYVVEPFDHTFLNKDIPYFAEVVPTAENIALHISQLLRSPIQELGAKLYKVKLIESPNNSCEIYCNDSDSNANTLQNESVLVRV, via the coding sequence ATGCAATGCATTGTAAATCGCCGCGCTCAATTTTCGGCAAGCCATCGCTATTGGTTACCAGAACTGAGCGATGCAGAAAATATCAAGCAATTTGGTGCTTGCTCTAAATTTCCCGGACACGGGCATAACTATGTTTTATATGTCTCTCTCTTTGGGGAACTAGACAAATATGGCATGGTACTAAACCTGTCTGATGTGAAACAAGTTATCAAGCGCGAAGTCACCAGTCAGTTGGATTTTTCCTATCTTAACGATGTGTGGTCAGAATTTCAACAAACTCTGCCTACTACAGAAAATATTGCACGGGTCATTTGGCACAAATTGGCACCTTATCTGCCTGTTGCTCGCGTGCAGCTTTACGAACATCCTGAACTTTGGGCTGATTATTTAGGAAACGCAATGGAAGCTTACCTCACTCTTAGCACTCACTTTAGCGCCGCTCATCGGCTTGCTCATCCCGATATCAGCAATGAAGCTAACTTCGAGATTTATGGCAAATGCGCTCGTCCCAACGGACACGGGCATAACTACCATCTTGAAGTGACTGTGAAAGGGGAAATTAATCCCCGCACTGGCATGATTGTGGATTTGGGAGAACTCAATCAAATCATTGAAGATTACGTGGTTGAGCCGTTTGACCATACCTTCCTCAATAAAGACATACCTTATTTTGCTGAAGTGGTTCCCACTGCTGAGAATATTGCACTTCACATCAGTCAATTATTGCGATCGCCTATTCAAGAATTAGGTGCAAAGCTCTATAAAGTTAAATTAATCGAAAGCCCTAACAATTCTTGTGAAATCTACTGCAATGACTCTGACTCGAATGCCAACACCTTACAGAACGAGTCTGTTTTAGTACGAGTTTAG
- a CDS encoding glycosyltransferase has translation MLQAQNQLREPLVTVVIPTYNRPQYLREAIESAVNQTYKNLEIVVSDDGSVENPQDIVDSFQDSRIRFQRNTKNLGIALNVIGAFKEARGKYVASLNDDDVWNQDFLAKLVPHLEADANLAIAFSDHYIIDSKGKIDTAATEENTLRWKRDQLQEGVYQPFYEIGLVHQAVPSAVATIIRKDAIDWDDFPPQMGSYWDLYLTYLACRTGRGAYYSPERLSRYRVHTQSETFVSGASSIQSKIRAGKAGIYCYRQFMEDERLQEFKDYFQEKWLQAHTTLAIGLLKAEQTQEARPYLLHALRWQKFNLRTVAAFALSLVPRPLARKFLAI, from the coding sequence ATGCTACAAGCACAGAACCAATTACGAGAACCACTAGTTACTGTCGTTATTCCTACTTACAATCGCCCTCAATATCTTAGAGAAGCCATAGAAAGTGCTGTCAACCAGACCTATAAAAATTTAGAGATTGTTGTGTCTGATGATGGTAGTGTAGAGAACCCACAAGATATTGTGGATTCTTTTCAAGACTCGCGTATTCGGTTCCAACGCAATACCAAGAATTTAGGCATAGCCTTAAACGTGATTGGTGCCTTCAAGGAAGCACGAGGAAAATATGTTGCCAGCTTGAATGATGACGATGTTTGGAATCAAGACTTTTTGGCAAAGCTAGTTCCACATTTAGAAGCAGATGCGAATTTAGCGATCGCATTCAGCGACCACTACATAATAGATTCAAAAGGTAAGATTGATACTGCGGCTACAGAGGAAAATACCCTACGTTGGAAGCGAGACCAGTTACAAGAAGGAGTCTACCAACCTTTTTATGAAATTGGACTCGTTCATCAAGCTGTTCCGAGTGCGGTGGCTACTATAATTCGCAAAGATGCCATTGACTGGGATGATTTTCCACCCCAAATGGGCTCTTATTGGGATTTATATTTAACTTACCTTGCATGTCGTACTGGACGAGGAGCATATTACTCTCCTGAAAGGCTCAGCAGGTACCGCGTACACACTCAATCAGAAACCTTTGTTAGCGGCGCTTCAAGTATTCAGTCAAAAATTCGTGCAGGAAAAGCAGGGATTTACTGCTACCGACAATTTATGGAGGATGAACGCTTGCAAGAGTTCAAGGATTACTTCCAAGAAAAATGGTTGCAAGCACACACAACCTTGGCTATAGGTTTACTGAAAGCCGAACAAACTCAAGAAGCAAGACCTTATCTTTTGCACGCGCTACGGTGGCAAAAGTTTAACCTCAGAACAGTCGCAGCATTCGCCCTGTCGCTCGTTCCTCGTCCTTTAGCACGTAAATTTCTAGCTATATAG
- a CDS encoding PrsW family glutamic-type intramembrane protease: MVDVLLVLLAVLPPLLLLVYYYSRIPTTISLMRLLLFFALGAISGFIALYLELVFETVVQWVVNWRIIQRSLFGVVLRQLIEVGPIEEGCKLVTVIALTKYFQHRYRLRSSTVFLFCLAVSLGFTAEENWVYLFHGFQGIPSVVERLISTPVHAMFSAPWGYALAMLVNASIYSSRHNGRVSQAWLNSVICHALVNVLSIGGRYSFPWSLLSYGLFPFLLWMFLRLEKYLQKLQGQDPRTLISGLTSKQHLWREFLMLLTLMLGGNAIFVLFTLTRNLSVLNRLQLFDIDVALFVLSRLSLSLILGLSAWAIYRYLRRLASRRRYF; this comes from the coding sequence GTGGTTGATGTACTGCTAGTCTTGTTGGCAGTGCTACCACCACTGCTTCTTTTGGTGTACTACTACAGCCGCATTCCCACAACTATCTCTTTAATGCGGCTGCTGTTATTCTTTGCTCTTGGGGCAATATCTGGGTTTATTGCCCTTTACTTGGAACTGGTTTTTGAAACAGTAGTCCAGTGGGTTGTGAATTGGCGTATCATTCAGCGATCGCTATTTGGTGTTGTCCTGCGACAATTGATTGAAGTGGGTCCAATTGAAGAAGGTTGTAAGTTAGTTACGGTCATTGCTTTAACTAAATATTTTCAACATCGGTATCGCTTACGCAGCAGCACGGTTTTCCTTTTTTGTCTGGCTGTGTCATTGGGTTTCACGGCTGAAGAAAACTGGGTTTATCTTTTTCACGGCTTTCAAGGTATACCATCAGTTGTAGAACGCTTGATAAGTACACCCGTACACGCCATGTTTTCTGCACCTTGGGGATACGCTTTGGCGATGCTTGTAAACGCCAGTATTTACTCAAGCCGACATAACGGTCGAGTTTCTCAAGCATGGTTAAACTCTGTTATTTGCCATGCTTTAGTCAACGTTTTATCAATCGGCGGTCGCTACTCTTTTCCCTGGAGCTTGCTCAGTTACGGATTATTTCCGTTCTTGCTATGGATGTTTTTGCGACTAGAAAAGTACTTACAAAAGCTGCAAGGTCAAGATCCAAGGACTCTTATCTCTGGTTTGACATCCAAACAACACCTGTGGAGAGAATTTTTGATGCTATTAACCTTGATGCTTGGTGGAAATGCCATCTTTGTGCTATTCACCTTAACCAGAAATTTGAGCGTCCTGAATAGATTGCAACTTTTTGACATTGACGTAGCACTGTTTGTTCTGAGTCGCTTATCACTCAGCTTGATTCTCGGGCTTTCAGCGTGGGCTATCTACCGCTACTTGCGTCGCTTAGCTAGCCGCCGCCGATATTTTTAA
- a CDS encoding class I SAM-dependent methyltransferase has protein sequence MNTAVKNTSGLASRFINGVLAIKPLANLAKHQARQMMIERAEKIGVNWTQEVRTLQTRDWTKDFAKVQNTQITYPDYYLQSFHAYDKGDLCWEAALEVEVAAQTVHATLWGNATAKGDALLRQSYHNIVARQLPKAPQAILDIGCSVGMSTFALQKNYPHAKITGLDLSPYFLAVAHYRSQQRNANIDWVHAAAESTGLPSASFDFISMFLICHELPQLATRQIFAEAKRLLRPGGHIGIMDMNPKSEVYQKMPPYVMTLLKSTEPLMDEYFSFNIEQALVDAGFETPTITPNSPRHRTVIAQVRG, from the coding sequence ATGAACACGGCTGTCAAAAATACTTCAGGATTAGCTTCACGCTTCATAAATGGAGTCCTTGCCATCAAGCCTCTCGCCAACCTAGCCAAACATCAAGCTAGGCAAATGATGATCGAACGTGCTGAGAAAATTGGTGTCAATTGGACACAAGAAGTACGCACGCTACAAACACGAGATTGGACAAAGGATTTTGCCAAAGTACAAAACACACAAATAACTTACCCAGATTACTATTTGCAGTCTTTCCACGCTTACGACAAAGGAGACCTCTGTTGGGAAGCAGCGTTAGAGGTAGAGGTTGCTGCTCAAACCGTTCATGCAACTTTGTGGGGCAATGCTACAGCAAAAGGAGATGCTCTACTACGCCAAAGTTATCATAATATCGTGGCAAGGCAACTCCCCAAGGCACCACAAGCTATTTTAGATATTGGGTGTAGTGTAGGTATGAGTACATTTGCACTGCAAAAAAATTATCCTCATGCCAAAATTACTGGCTTAGACTTGTCTCCTTACTTTCTCGCTGTTGCCCACTACCGCAGTCAACAACGCAATGCCAATATCGACTGGGTTCACGCCGCAGCTGAATCAACAGGGCTGCCAAGTGCTTCTTTTGATTTTATATCCATGTTCTTGATTTGTCACGAGTTACCTCAACTAGCAACCAGACAAATTTTTGCGGAAGCCAAGCGTCTGCTGCGTCCGGGGGGACACATAGGAATCATGGATATGAATCCCAAATCGGAAGTGTATCAGAAAATGCCTCCCTACGTTATGACTTTGCTCAAAAGTACGGAACCTCTGATGGATGAGTATTTCTCATTCAACATCGAGCAAGCGTTAGTGGATGCTGGCTTCGAGACTCCCACCATCACTCCCAACAGTCCGCGTCATCGCACAGTCATAGCTCAAGTGCGTGGTTGA